A region from the Corylus avellana chromosome ca7, CavTom2PMs-1.0 genome encodes:
- the LOC132186295 gene encoding splicing factor U2af large subunit B isoform X1, with the protein MSDYEGRYEGNGEDADNYGGVSSPQPRGSSHGGPEDLSDSKSQHGSRDYERESSKSREKDREKGRDKERDRDRDRERDRGSDREKSKDRDRDRERDRDRDRDRDRHHRDRHRDRDRGERRERVRDRDDDDFYRSRDYDRRRDYDRDRDDRPRHRSRSRSGAKSEHRSRSRSRSRSKSKRISGFDMAPPASALLAGAATAAGQIPGTSPTIPGMFPNMFPLATGQPFGALPVMPVQAMTQQVLIVATRHARRVYVGGLPPTANEQSVATFFSHVMAAIGGNTAGPGDAVVNVYINHEKKFAFVEMRSVEEASNAMALDGIIFEGAPVKVRRPSDYNPSLAATLGPSQPNPNLNLAAVGLTPGSAGGLEGPDRIFVGGLPYYFTEIQIRELLETFGPLRGFDLVKDRETGNSKGYAFCVYQDLSVTDIACAALNGIKMGDKTLTVRRANQGASQPKPEQENVLLHAQQQIALQKLMLQPAAVATKVVCLTQVVSPDELKDDDDYQDILEDMREECGKFGALVNLVIPRPQPNGEPLPGVGKVFLEYADIDGSAKARSGLNGRKFGGNQVVAVFYPENKFAQGDYEG; encoded by the exons ATGTCTGATTACGAGGGAAGATACGAAGGCAACGGAGAGGACGCTGACAACTATGGAGGTGTCTCCTCCCCTCAACCTCGTGGTAGCAGCCATGGCGGTCCCGAAGATCTCAGCGACTCCAAGTCTCAG CATGGTTCTCGTGATTATGAAAGAGAATCATCAAAAAGTAGGGAGAAGGATAGAGAAAAAGGGCGTGATAAGGAGAGGGATAGGGACAGAGATCGGGAGAGGGACAGAGGCAGTGATAGGGAGAAAAGCAAGGACAGGGACAGAGATAGGGAAAGGGACAGAGACAGGGACCGGGACCGGGACCGTCATCATAGAGATCGTCACAGGGACCGGGATCGCGGCGAAAGAAGGGAAAGAGTGAGGGATagagatgatgatgatttttatcGAAGCCGGGATTATGACAg ACGAAGGGATTATGATAGAGACAGAGATGATAGGCCCAGACATAGGTCTCGCTCTCGTTCAGGGGCTAAATCTGAGCACAGATCGAGGTCACGATCTCGTTCTCGCTCTAAGAG CAAAAGGATTAGTGGTTTTGATATGGCGCCTCCTGCATCCGCATTGTTAGCTGGTGCTGCCACTGCTGCAG GTCAGATTCCTGGGACCAGTCCGACTATTCCTGGGATGTTTCCGAACATGTTTCCTTTAGCAACTGGTCAG CCGTTTGGAGCTCTTCCTGTTATGCCAGTACAGGCAATGACTCAACAGGTACTCATTGTA GCTACAAGGCATGCTCGTCGGGTGTATGTTGGTGGCCTTCCTCCTACAGCAAATGAACAG TCTGTTGCAACATTTTTCAGTCATGTTATGGCAGCAATTGGAGGAAACACTGCTGGTCCTG GTGATGCTGTCGTCAATGTGTACATAAACCATGAAAAGAAGTTTGCTTTCGTGGAGATGAGATCTGTTGAGGAGGCTAGTAATGCAATGGCTTTAGATGGAATTATTTTTGAG GGTGCTCCTGTTAAGGTGAGGAGACCTAGTGACTACAACCCATCTCTTGCCGCAACGCTTGGTCCAAGTCAGCCCAATCCTAATCTGAACCTGGCTGCCGTTGGTTTAACACCAGGATCCGCAGGTGGTCTTGAGGGTCCTGATCGCATTTTTGTGGGTGGGCTTCCCTATTACTTCACAGAAATACAGATCAGGGAGTTGTTAGAGACTTTTGGGCCACTTCGGGGTTTTGATCTTGTGAAAGACAGAGAAACCGGAAATTCAAAAGGCTATGCCTTTTGTGTTTACCAAGATCTTTCAGTTACGGACATAGCTTGTGCAGCTCTGAATGGAATTAAGATGGGTGATAAAACTCTCACTGTCAGACGTGCTAACCAGGGTGCTAGCCAACCTAAACCTGAGCAAGAGAATGTATTATTACATGCACAGCAGCAGATTGCATTGCAG AAGCTTATGTTACAACCTGCTGCAGTGGCCACAAAGGTTGTATGTCTAACCCAGGTGGTTTCTCCTGATGAACTtaaagatgatgatgattatcAAGATATTTTGGAAGACATGAGAGAGGAATGCGGAAAATTTG GTGCATTGGTAAACCTCGTCATCCCACGCCCACAGCCAAATGGTGAACCATTACCTGGAGTTGGGAAG GTGTTTTTGGAGTATGCAGACATTGATGGTTCTGCAAAAGCACGTTCTGGGTTGAATGGAAGAAAATTTGGTGGGAATCAAGTCGTGGCCGTCTTTTATCCGGAGAACAAGTTTGCTCAGGGGGACTACGAAGGATAG
- the LOC132186295 gene encoding splicing factor U2af large subunit B isoform X2 — protein MSDYEGRYEGNGEDADNYGGVSSPQPRGSSHGGPEDLSDSKSQHGSRDYERESSKSREKDREKGRDKERDRDRDRERDRGSDREKSKDRDRDRERDRDRDRDRDRHHRDRHRDRDRGERRERVRDRDDDDFYRSRDYDRRRDYDRDRDDRPRHRSRSRSGAKSEHRSRSRSRSRSKSKRISGFDMAPPASALLAGAATAAGQIPGTSPTIPGMFPNMFPLATGQPFGALPVMPVQAMTQQATRHARRVYVGGLPPTANEQSVATFFSHVMAAIGGNTAGPGDAVVNVYINHEKKFAFVEMRSVEEASNAMALDGIIFEGAPVKVRRPSDYNPSLAATLGPSQPNPNLNLAAVGLTPGSAGGLEGPDRIFVGGLPYYFTEIQIRELLETFGPLRGFDLVKDRETGNSKGYAFCVYQDLSVTDIACAALNGIKMGDKTLTVRRANQGASQPKPEQENVLLHAQQQIALQKLMLQPAAVATKVVCLTQVVSPDELKDDDDYQDILEDMREECGKFGALVNLVIPRPQPNGEPLPGVGKVFLEYADIDGSAKARSGLNGRKFGGNQVVAVFYPENKFAQGDYEG, from the exons ATGTCTGATTACGAGGGAAGATACGAAGGCAACGGAGAGGACGCTGACAACTATGGAGGTGTCTCCTCCCCTCAACCTCGTGGTAGCAGCCATGGCGGTCCCGAAGATCTCAGCGACTCCAAGTCTCAG CATGGTTCTCGTGATTATGAAAGAGAATCATCAAAAAGTAGGGAGAAGGATAGAGAAAAAGGGCGTGATAAGGAGAGGGATAGGGACAGAGATCGGGAGAGGGACAGAGGCAGTGATAGGGAGAAAAGCAAGGACAGGGACAGAGATAGGGAAAGGGACAGAGACAGGGACCGGGACCGGGACCGTCATCATAGAGATCGTCACAGGGACCGGGATCGCGGCGAAAGAAGGGAAAGAGTGAGGGATagagatgatgatgatttttatcGAAGCCGGGATTATGACAg ACGAAGGGATTATGATAGAGACAGAGATGATAGGCCCAGACATAGGTCTCGCTCTCGTTCAGGGGCTAAATCTGAGCACAGATCGAGGTCACGATCTCGTTCTCGCTCTAAGAG CAAAAGGATTAGTGGTTTTGATATGGCGCCTCCTGCATCCGCATTGTTAGCTGGTGCTGCCACTGCTGCAG GTCAGATTCCTGGGACCAGTCCGACTATTCCTGGGATGTTTCCGAACATGTTTCCTTTAGCAACTGGTCAG CCGTTTGGAGCTCTTCCTGTTATGCCAGTACAGGCAATGACTCAACAG GCTACAAGGCATGCTCGTCGGGTGTATGTTGGTGGCCTTCCTCCTACAGCAAATGAACAG TCTGTTGCAACATTTTTCAGTCATGTTATGGCAGCAATTGGAGGAAACACTGCTGGTCCTG GTGATGCTGTCGTCAATGTGTACATAAACCATGAAAAGAAGTTTGCTTTCGTGGAGATGAGATCTGTTGAGGAGGCTAGTAATGCAATGGCTTTAGATGGAATTATTTTTGAG GGTGCTCCTGTTAAGGTGAGGAGACCTAGTGACTACAACCCATCTCTTGCCGCAACGCTTGGTCCAAGTCAGCCCAATCCTAATCTGAACCTGGCTGCCGTTGGTTTAACACCAGGATCCGCAGGTGGTCTTGAGGGTCCTGATCGCATTTTTGTGGGTGGGCTTCCCTATTACTTCACAGAAATACAGATCAGGGAGTTGTTAGAGACTTTTGGGCCACTTCGGGGTTTTGATCTTGTGAAAGACAGAGAAACCGGAAATTCAAAAGGCTATGCCTTTTGTGTTTACCAAGATCTTTCAGTTACGGACATAGCTTGTGCAGCTCTGAATGGAATTAAGATGGGTGATAAAACTCTCACTGTCAGACGTGCTAACCAGGGTGCTAGCCAACCTAAACCTGAGCAAGAGAATGTATTATTACATGCACAGCAGCAGATTGCATTGCAG AAGCTTATGTTACAACCTGCTGCAGTGGCCACAAAGGTTGTATGTCTAACCCAGGTGGTTTCTCCTGATGAACTtaaagatgatgatgattatcAAGATATTTTGGAAGACATGAGAGAGGAATGCGGAAAATTTG GTGCATTGGTAAACCTCGTCATCCCACGCCCACAGCCAAATGGTGAACCATTACCTGGAGTTGGGAAG GTGTTTTTGGAGTATGCAGACATTGATGGTTCTGCAAAAGCACGTTCTGGGTTGAATGGAAGAAAATTTGGTGGGAATCAAGTCGTGGCCGTCTTTTATCCGGAGAACAAGTTTGCTCAGGGGGACTACGAAGGATAG